A region of Salvelinus alpinus chromosome 6, SLU_Salpinus.1, whole genome shotgun sequence DNA encodes the following proteins:
- the LOC139577648 gene encoding uncharacterized protein isoform X1 has product MENCDGVVFHTQIASIMEVLANAAVAEICKLVDDDYAVFRLEMSQSQKENRAMRRKLQLLELKVSRERVLSSRPNSVKILDGYRGMARGEEHFTGGHRSFVKPAGLNPWRDDQPIAINEETGTSTQHVIVIEPADAEAVGPGALSLVKQERTEGEEDPQHSRDIQAGAAAGVAPPVAVVDLATTPQPRTRPSITDVSGTLNAVLKSETDTETHRILHTGSDHGSDPERLLLGRLGCSPAPDSKYLLYENSSPRTVHSHQDSSDVLETGNDLSRSYTTEMDPGIMPLVLETQTDLSRGDWNPYSSSVYSEGCLDKKGDVIGIDEVKVEGDTPLTCNADETPIWKGYLQGNTSNFLDCRDGLETSLNVATHSPSHAFRDRVPVSTSMVPSDSHGRVFFDQVFNSNERAGDKVRGGGAASGNSKEKRFLCMFCNKGFSCLQKVEIHQRVHTGDNPFSCTQCEKRFSRQDHLKRHQRVHTGEKPFSCPQCEKRFSQAGDLKRHQRVHTGEKPFSCTQCHMRFALAGNLKMHLKVHEGERPFTCMHCGKRFSERSYLRTHQQKKHAAV; this is encoded by the exons ATGGAAAACTGTGACGGCGTGGTTTTTCACACTCAGATAGCCTCCATtatggaggtgctagcgaatgcagccgttgctgagatctgtaaactcgtagacgacgactatgcagtgtttcgtttggaaatgtctcaaagccagaaagaaaacagggcaATGCGAAGGAAACTACAGCTTCTGGAACTGAAGGTGTCACGGGAGCGCGTCCTCTCGAGTCGTCCCAATAGTGTCAAGATCCTCGACGgatacagaggaatggcaagag GTGAAGAACATTtcactggaggccacaggagctttgtgaagccagcGGGACTCAACCCGTGGAGAGATGACCAACCCATAGCTATAAATGAGGAGActggaacctcaacccagcatgTTATCGTGATAGAG CCTGCGGATGCAGAGGCTGTAGGTCCTGGAGCATTGTCTTTGGTCAAGCAGGAGAGGACTGAAGGAGAGGAAGACCCAcaacacagcagagacatccaGGCTGGCGCAGCGGCTGGAGTGGCGCCCCCTGTAGCCGTGGTGGACCTTGCCACCACGCCCCAGCCCAGGACCCGACCCAGCATCACGGATGTCAGTGGAACACTGAACGCCGTCCTgaagtcagagacagacaccgAGACACACAGGATCTTACACACAGGATCTGACCACGgatcagacccagagagactgTTGCTGGGGAGACTGGGCTGTTCTCCTGCTCCTGACTCAAAATATTTACTTTATGAAAACTCGAGCCCAAGGACAGTTCATTCCCATCAAGACTCAAGTGATGTATTAGAGACTGGTAATGATCTGTCTCGTTCTTATACGACAGAGATGGACCCTGGCATCATGCCCTTGGTATTAGAGacacagactgatctgtctaGAGGGGACTGGAACCCATACAGTAGTAGCgtatactctgaagggtgcctagATAAGAAAGGGGATGTTATAGGGATAGATGAGGTGAAAGTGGAAGGCGACACACCTCTGACATGTAATGCAGACGAGACTCCTATATGGAAAGGATACTTGCAGGGCAACACCAGTAACTTCTTAGACTGCAGGGATGGGTTAGAGACCAGTCTAAATGTCGCGACCCACTCCCCTTCACACGCGTTCAGGGATCGCGTCCCAGTGTCCACGTCGATGGTACCTTCCGATTCACATGGCCGCGTCTTTTTCGATCAGGTATTTAACTCCAACGAAAGGGCTGGAGACAAGGTTCGAGGAGGGGGAGCAGCATCAGGCAATAGTAAAGAGAAGCGGTTCCTttgcatgttctgtaacaaaggcttcagctgcctccagaaggtggagatccaccagagggtccacacaggggataATCCCTTCAGCTGcacccagtgtgagaagaggttctcccgcCAAGAccacctgaagaggcaccagagggtccacacaggggagaaacccttcagctgcccccagtgtgagaagaggttctcccaggctggtgacctgaagaggcatcagagggtccacacaggggagaaacctttcagctgtacccagtgtcacatgcgcttTGCCCTGGCTGGCAAcctgaagatgcacctgaaggtccacgAGGGAGAGAGGCCGTTCACCTGTATGCACTgtgggaagaggttctcagagaggagctacctAAGGACACACCAGCAGAAAAAACATGCCGCTGTATAA
- the LOC139577648 gene encoding uncharacterized protein isoform X2 yields MCYPDLELGQFLDSEEHFTGGHRSFVKPAGLNPWRDDQPIAINEETGTSTQHVIVIEPADAEAVGPGALSLVKQERTEGEEDPQHSRDIQAGAAAGVAPPVAVVDLATTPQPRTRPSITDVSGTLNAVLKSETDTETHRILHTGSDHGSDPERLLLGRLGCSPAPDSKYLLYENSSPRTVHSHQDSSDVLETGNDLSRSYTTEMDPGIMPLVLETQTDLSRGDWNPYSSSVYSEGCLDKKGDVIGIDEVKVEGDTPLTCNADETPIWKGYLQGNTSNFLDCRDGLETSLNVATHSPSHAFRDRVPVSTSMVPSDSHGRVFFDQVFNSNERAGDKVRGGGAASGNSKEKRFLCMFCNKGFSCLQKVEIHQRVHTGDNPFSCTQCEKRFSRQDHLKRHQRVHTGEKPFSCPQCEKRFSQAGDLKRHQRVHTGEKPFSCTQCHMRFALAGNLKMHLKVHEGERPFTCMHCGKRFSERSYLRTHQQKKHAAV; encoded by the exons ATGTGTTACCCAGATTTGGAACTTGGTCAGTTTTTGGATA GTGAAGAACATTtcactggaggccacaggagctttgtgaagccagcGGGACTCAACCCGTGGAGAGATGACCAACCCATAGCTATAAATGAGGAGActggaacctcaacccagcatgTTATCGTGATAGAG CCTGCGGATGCAGAGGCTGTAGGTCCTGGAGCATTGTCTTTGGTCAAGCAGGAGAGGACTGAAGGAGAGGAAGACCCAcaacacagcagagacatccaGGCTGGCGCAGCGGCTGGAGTGGCGCCCCCTGTAGCCGTGGTGGACCTTGCCACCACGCCCCAGCCCAGGACCCGACCCAGCATCACGGATGTCAGTGGAACACTGAACGCCGTCCTgaagtcagagacagacaccgAGACACACAGGATCTTACACACAGGATCTGACCACGgatcagacccagagagactgTTGCTGGGGAGACTGGGCTGTTCTCCTGCTCCTGACTCAAAATATTTACTTTATGAAAACTCGAGCCCAAGGACAGTTCATTCCCATCAAGACTCAAGTGATGTATTAGAGACTGGTAATGATCTGTCTCGTTCTTATACGACAGAGATGGACCCTGGCATCATGCCCTTGGTATTAGAGacacagactgatctgtctaGAGGGGACTGGAACCCATACAGTAGTAGCgtatactctgaagggtgcctagATAAGAAAGGGGATGTTATAGGGATAGATGAGGTGAAAGTGGAAGGCGACACACCTCTGACATGTAATGCAGACGAGACTCCTATATGGAAAGGATACTTGCAGGGCAACACCAGTAACTTCTTAGACTGCAGGGATGGGTTAGAGACCAGTCTAAATGTCGCGACCCACTCCCCTTCACACGCGTTCAGGGATCGCGTCCCAGTGTCCACGTCGATGGTACCTTCCGATTCACATGGCCGCGTCTTTTTCGATCAGGTATTTAACTCCAACGAAAGGGCTGGAGACAAGGTTCGAGGAGGGGGAGCAGCATCAGGCAATAGTAAAGAGAAGCGGTTCCTttgcatgttctgtaacaaaggcttcagctgcctccagaaggtggagatccaccagagggtccacacaggggataATCCCTTCAGCTGcacccagtgtgagaagaggttctcccgcCAAGAccacctgaagaggcaccagagggtccacacaggggagaaacccttcagctgcccccagtgtgagaagaggttctcccaggctggtgacctgaagaggcatcagagggtccacacaggggagaaacctttcagctgtacccagtgtcacatgcgcttTGCCCTGGCTGGCAAcctgaagatgcacctgaaggtccacgAGGGAGAGAGGCCGTTCACCTGTATGCACTgtgggaagaggttctcagagaggagctacctAAGGACACACCAGCAGAAAAAACATGCCGCTGTATAA
- the LOC139577648 gene encoding uncharacterized protein isoform X3 — protein MCYPDLELGEEHFTGGHRSFVKPAGLNPWRDDQPIAINEETGTSTQHVIVIEPADAEAVGPGALSLVKQERTEGEEDPQHSRDIQAGAAAGVAPPVAVVDLATTPQPRTRPSITDVSGTLNAVLKSETDTETHRILHTGSDHGSDPERLLLGRLGCSPAPDSKYLLYENSSPRTVHSHQDSSDVLETGNDLSRSYTTEMDPGIMPLVLETQTDLSRGDWNPYSSSVYSEGCLDKKGDVIGIDEVKVEGDTPLTCNADETPIWKGYLQGNTSNFLDCRDGLETSLNVATHSPSHAFRDRVPVSTSMVPSDSHGRVFFDQVFNSNERAGDKVRGGGAASGNSKEKRFLCMFCNKGFSCLQKVEIHQRVHTGDNPFSCTQCEKRFSRQDHLKRHQRVHTGEKPFSCPQCEKRFSQAGDLKRHQRVHTGEKPFSCTQCHMRFALAGNLKMHLKVHEGERPFTCMHCGKRFSERSYLRTHQQKKHAAV, from the exons ATGTGTTACCCAGATTTGGAACTTG GTGAAGAACATTtcactggaggccacaggagctttgtgaagccagcGGGACTCAACCCGTGGAGAGATGACCAACCCATAGCTATAAATGAGGAGActggaacctcaacccagcatgTTATCGTGATAGAG CCTGCGGATGCAGAGGCTGTAGGTCCTGGAGCATTGTCTTTGGTCAAGCAGGAGAGGACTGAAGGAGAGGAAGACCCAcaacacagcagagacatccaGGCTGGCGCAGCGGCTGGAGTGGCGCCCCCTGTAGCCGTGGTGGACCTTGCCACCACGCCCCAGCCCAGGACCCGACCCAGCATCACGGATGTCAGTGGAACACTGAACGCCGTCCTgaagtcagagacagacaccgAGACACACAGGATCTTACACACAGGATCTGACCACGgatcagacccagagagactgTTGCTGGGGAGACTGGGCTGTTCTCCTGCTCCTGACTCAAAATATTTACTTTATGAAAACTCGAGCCCAAGGACAGTTCATTCCCATCAAGACTCAAGTGATGTATTAGAGACTGGTAATGATCTGTCTCGTTCTTATACGACAGAGATGGACCCTGGCATCATGCCCTTGGTATTAGAGacacagactgatctgtctaGAGGGGACTGGAACCCATACAGTAGTAGCgtatactctgaagggtgcctagATAAGAAAGGGGATGTTATAGGGATAGATGAGGTGAAAGTGGAAGGCGACACACCTCTGACATGTAATGCAGACGAGACTCCTATATGGAAAGGATACTTGCAGGGCAACACCAGTAACTTCTTAGACTGCAGGGATGGGTTAGAGACCAGTCTAAATGTCGCGACCCACTCCCCTTCACACGCGTTCAGGGATCGCGTCCCAGTGTCCACGTCGATGGTACCTTCCGATTCACATGGCCGCGTCTTTTTCGATCAGGTATTTAACTCCAACGAAAGGGCTGGAGACAAGGTTCGAGGAGGGGGAGCAGCATCAGGCAATAGTAAAGAGAAGCGGTTCCTttgcatgttctgtaacaaaggcttcagctgcctccagaaggtggagatccaccagagggtccacacaggggataATCCCTTCAGCTGcacccagtgtgagaagaggttctcccgcCAAGAccacctgaagaggcaccagagggtccacacaggggagaaacccttcagctgcccccagtgtgagaagaggttctcccaggctggtgacctgaagaggcatcagagggtccacacaggggagaaacctttcagctgtacccagtgtcacatgcgcttTGCCCTGGCTGGCAAcctgaagatgcacctgaaggtccacgAGGGAGAGAGGCCGTTCACCTGTATGCACTgtgggaagaggttctcagagaggagctacctAAGGACACACCAGCAGAAAAAACATGCCGCTGTATAA
- the LOC139577648 gene encoding uncharacterized protein isoform X4, with the protein MLTCAPCKKGQCRALQRGPGFEGQRGGGVVAYPHHLGLAWQEVQDPVAEPADAEAVGPGALSLVKQERTEGEEDPQHSRDIQAGAAAGVAPPVAVVDLATTPQPRTRPSITDVSGTLNAVLKSETDTETHRILHTGSDHGSDPERLLLGRLGCSPAPDSKYLLYENSSPRTVHSHQDSSDVLETGNDLSRSYTTEMDPGIMPLVLETQTDLSRGDWNPYSSSVYSEGCLDKKGDVIGIDEVKVEGDTPLTCNADETPIWKGYLQGNTSNFLDCRDGLETSLNVATHSPSHAFRDRVPVSTSMVPSDSHGRVFFDQVFNSNERAGDKVRGGGAASGNSKEKRFLCMFCNKGFSCLQKVEIHQRVHTGDNPFSCTQCEKRFSRQDHLKRHQRVHTGEKPFSCPQCEKRFSQAGDLKRHQRVHTGEKPFSCTQCHMRFALAGNLKMHLKVHEGERPFTCMHCGKRFSERSYLRTHQQKKHAAV; encoded by the exons ATGCTCACATGTGCTCCTTGTAAAAAAGGTCAGTGTAGAGCTCTGCAGAGGGGCCCTGGTTTTGAGGGTCaacgtggcggaggtgttgttgcctaccctcaccacttggGGCTGGCCtggcaggaagtccaggatccagttgcagag CCTGCGGATGCAGAGGCTGTAGGTCCTGGAGCATTGTCTTTGGTCAAGCAGGAGAGGACTGAAGGAGAGGAAGACCCAcaacacagcagagacatccaGGCTGGCGCAGCGGCTGGAGTGGCGCCCCCTGTAGCCGTGGTGGACCTTGCCACCACGCCCCAGCCCAGGACCCGACCCAGCATCACGGATGTCAGTGGAACACTGAACGCCGTCCTgaagtcagagacagacaccgAGACACACAGGATCTTACACACAGGATCTGACCACGgatcagacccagagagactgTTGCTGGGGAGACTGGGCTGTTCTCCTGCTCCTGACTCAAAATATTTACTTTATGAAAACTCGAGCCCAAGGACAGTTCATTCCCATCAAGACTCAAGTGATGTATTAGAGACTGGTAATGATCTGTCTCGTTCTTATACGACAGAGATGGACCCTGGCATCATGCCCTTGGTATTAGAGacacagactgatctgtctaGAGGGGACTGGAACCCATACAGTAGTAGCgtatactctgaagggtgcctagATAAGAAAGGGGATGTTATAGGGATAGATGAGGTGAAAGTGGAAGGCGACACACCTCTGACATGTAATGCAGACGAGACTCCTATATGGAAAGGATACTTGCAGGGCAACACCAGTAACTTCTTAGACTGCAGGGATGGGTTAGAGACCAGTCTAAATGTCGCGACCCACTCCCCTTCACACGCGTTCAGGGATCGCGTCCCAGTGTCCACGTCGATGGTACCTTCCGATTCACATGGCCGCGTCTTTTTCGATCAGGTATTTAACTCCAACGAAAGGGCTGGAGACAAGGTTCGAGGAGGGGGAGCAGCATCAGGCAATAGTAAAGAGAAGCGGTTCCTttgcatgttctgtaacaaaggcttcagctgcctccagaaggtggagatccaccagagggtccacacaggggataATCCCTTCAGCTGcacccagtgtgagaagaggttctcccgcCAAGAccacctgaagaggcaccagagggtccacacaggggagaaacccttcagctgcccccagtgtgagaagaggttctcccaggctggtgacctgaagaggcatcagagggtccacacaggggagaaacctttcagctgtacccagtgtcacatgcgcttTGCCCTGGCTGGCAAcctgaagatgcacctgaaggtccacgAGGGAGAGAGGCCGTTCACCTGTATGCACTgtgggaagaggttctcagagaggagctacctAAGGACACACCAGCAGAAAAAACATGCCGCTGTATAA